From a region of the Bermanella marisrubri genome:
- the nhaD gene encoding sodium:proton antiporter NhaD, which yields MADYVSIFIIALSLLGLLAVVFEEVIHVNKAQVVLFLGTLAWLILFMFSGSDIHHQEIITGLSENIEEIAGLWLFLLAAMTFVVYLNKKGLIESIIYRFLPEQISERKLLFLIAIFAYVFSSLADNITATLISIALILSLQLPAKKVLRFATVTVFAVNSGGVAMITGDVTTLMIFLAGKASIVNLLLLSLPAFLAVLVLTTLLSFPMKDQIIIRKKREQHEQVDVAIAIVFLTTILTTIGFNVFFDIPPVLTFLFGLSVMFLLARIYGEDTHNHPIFNYIRQIEFDTLLFFLGILLLVGALKEVEALVAFVGIYDVMPTWLANYTMGILSSLIDNVPLTAALLKSDVTMNPEQWLALTYAVGVGGSLLIIGSAAGIVAMSKIQNLTFLSYLRYFVLLLLAYSIGYSASLLMGIWI from the coding sequence ATGGCCGATTACGTTTCTATTTTTATAATTGCGCTTTCATTACTGGGCTTGTTGGCTGTTGTTTTTGAAGAGGTTATTCACGTAAACAAAGCACAAGTAGTTTTGTTCTTGGGTACATTGGCATGGTTAATATTGTTCATGTTCAGTGGCTCAGATATTCACCATCAAGAAATAATCACTGGTCTTTCAGAAAACATAGAAGAAATTGCAGGGCTTTGGTTGTTTTTATTAGCGGCAATGACGTTTGTGGTTTACCTTAATAAAAAAGGTCTTATAGAAAGTATTATTTATCGTTTTTTACCTGAGCAAATTAGTGAACGAAAGTTATTATTTTTAATCGCCATATTTGCTTATGTGTTTTCATCTCTCGCAGACAATATCACGGCAACTCTAATCTCTATCGCTCTTATTTTGTCTTTGCAATTACCCGCCAAAAAAGTTTTACGCTTCGCGACTGTCACTGTTTTTGCAGTTAACTCTGGTGGTGTCGCAATGATCACAGGTGATGTTACAACGTTAATGATATTTTTGGCGGGCAAAGCCAGTATCGTTAACCTTCTTTTATTATCGCTCCCTGCGTTTTTAGCTGTACTTGTATTGACCACATTACTGAGTTTTCCTATGAAGGATCAAATTATTATTCGTAAAAAACGCGAGCAGCATGAACAGGTTGATGTTGCTATTGCGATTGTTTTTTTGACGACTATATTGACGACAATAGGATTTAACGTATTTTTTGATATTCCCCCTGTCCTGACCTTCCTATTTGGTTTGTCTGTGATGTTTTTATTAGCGCGTATTTATGGTGAAGATACACATAATCATCCAATTTTTAATTATATTCGTCAGATCGAGTTTGATACGCTTCTGTTCTTCTTGGGCATTCTATTATTGGTAGGGGCATTAAAAGAGGTTGAGGCACTTGTTGCATTTGTTGGTATCTATGATGTTATGCCAACTTGGCTGGCCAACTATACGATGGGTATTCTTTCTTCACTTATTGATAACGTCCCACTTACAGCGGCTCTGCTTAAGTCCGATGTGACCATGAATCCAGAGCAATGGTTGGCGTTAACCTACGCGGTGGGTGTCGGCGGTTCTTTATTAATTATCGGATCGGCAGCTGGCATTGTTGCCATGAGTAAGATCCAAAATTTAACCTTCCTAAGTTATCTTAGATATTTCGTCTTATTGCTTTTGGCATACAGCATTGGTTACTCTGCTAGCTTGCTAATGGGGATTTGGATTTAA
- a CDS encoding FAD-dependent oxidoreductase: MAKRLNNDFQFLDVGRGDPAKKDINTRKSQFVEIYEPFDQTQAADQSHRCLACGNPYCEWKCPVHNFIPNWLKLASEGNIMEAVELSHQTNTLPEVCGRVCPQDRLCEGACTLNDGFGAVTIGNVEKYITDTAFAMGWRPDMSKVTMTDKKVAIIGAGPAGLGAADVLVRNGVKPVVFDKYPEIGGLLTFGIPEFKLEKSVMARRREVFEGMGVEFRLNTEVGKDVEFADIEKEYDAVFLGMGTYNYMKGGFPGEDLPGVYDALDFLIANVNHNQGWEKNTEDFIDMKGKRVVVLGGGDTAMDCNRSSIRQGATSVTCAYRRDEENMPGSKREVVNAREEGVNFLFNRQPVAIVGDGKVEGVKVITTQLGEPDENGRRRPEPIEGSEEVLPADAVLVAFGFRPSPAPWFEKFGIELNSWDGVVAPEEQEFKFQTANEKIFAGGDMVRGSDLVVTAIWEGRQAAEGILDFLDV; this comes from the coding sequence ATGGCAAAACGATTAAACAATGATTTTCAGTTTTTAGATGTGGGTCGTGGAGATCCAGCTAAAAAAGATATTAATACCCGTAAGTCTCAATTTGTTGAGATTTACGAACCATTTGACCAGACGCAAGCGGCGGATCAAAGCCATCGTTGTTTGGCCTGTGGTAACCCTTATTGTGAATGGAAATGCCCTGTGCATAACTTCATCCCAAACTGGCTGAAGCTGGCAAGTGAAGGCAATATCATGGAAGCGGTGGAGTTAAGCCACCAAACCAATACGCTACCTGAAGTGTGTGGACGTGTTTGCCCGCAAGATCGCTTGTGTGAAGGCGCTTGTACATTGAATGACGGTTTTGGTGCAGTGACCATTGGTAATGTTGAGAAATACATTACCGATACGGCATTCGCCATGGGCTGGCGCCCTGATATGTCTAAAGTCACCATGACCGACAAAAAAGTGGCCATCATTGGTGCTGGTCCTGCTGGTCTTGGCGCTGCCGACGTACTTGTGCGTAATGGCGTTAAGCCAGTGGTATTTGATAAATATCCAGAAATTGGTGGCTTGCTAACTTTTGGTATTCCAGAGTTTAAACTGGAAAAAAGCGTTATGGCCCGCCGTCGTGAAGTATTCGAAGGCATGGGTGTCGAGTTCCGCTTAAATACTGAGGTAGGTAAAGATGTAGAATTTGCCGATATCGAAAAAGAATACGATGCCGTGTTCTTAGGTATGGGTACTTATAACTACATGAAAGGCGGTTTCCCTGGTGAAGACTTGCCGGGTGTATATGACGCTTTAGATTTCTTAATCGCAAACGTTAATCACAACCAAGGTTGGGAAAAGAATACGGAAGACTTCATCGATATGAAGGGCAAGCGTGTGGTTGTTCTTGGTGGTGGTGATACGGCTATGGACTGTAACCGTTCGTCTATCCGTCAAGGTGCCACGTCAGTGACTTGTGCTTACCGTCGTGATGAAGAGAACATGCCAGGCTCCAAACGCGAAGTGGTAAACGCTCGTGAAGAAGGCGTTAACTTCCTATTTAACCGTCAACCAGTCGCCATTGTAGGTGATGGAAAGGTTGAAGGAGTCAAGGTTATTACGACCCAGCTCGGTGAGCCGGATGAAAATGGTCGTCGTCGTCCTGAGCCCATTGAAGGTTCCGAGGAGGTTCTTCCAGCCGACGCGGTTTTGGTGGCCTTTGGCTTCCGCCCAAGCCCTGCTCCATGGTTCGAGAAGTTTGGCATTGAATTGAATAGCTGGGATGGTGTAGTTGCGCCAGAAGAGCAGGAGTTTAAGTTCCAAACGGCGAACGAGAAAATCTTTGCTGGTGGCGACATGGTGCGTGGTTCCGACCTAGTGGTAACCGCTATTTGGGAAGGACGTCAGGCAGCAGAAGGTATTCTGGACTTCCTAGACGTTTAA
- a CDS encoding SPOR domain-containing protein, translating into MAHSANPSPQYIETDERAAVLEMLAHVHEFSQLVVVLTGEVGSGRSMLLQQMSDQLSVHYQTLLFSASDYSSLEEVQYVVAMQLGCVADSQEIEQSLKNMAIQSEPFHILVDDAQLLSDEALTYLIAHSQGEHRWQLMVTGDPVLHQMCVDVQHNLQSEEKLHHAQLQPFSEEATTQFLQGFYRQSGIDHLPLSDKALHHYWRLSSGLPGNLVTIVDTQFQTADSSTSSTSNLPLGHIAAVVLIGSALLISYLYKSPSEENIEDDAIARLIAGEAVVTEVVDADADDVTPSQQAESPQQVIAEKSVPHAVDSTNDSLPMKTEELAVEPAQVVQERDNDQPVLDRAEEFVHPLLSAKPSDFGLQLVGVRSKKSAQAVIDQFGSQLGENKLSIYTTQYKGQPWYVVVYAPITGKESANETANKLSTLMSTQPWVRPMEKIQEDIRKNDQITD; encoded by the coding sequence ATGGCACATAGCGCTAATCCATCTCCGCAGTACATTGAAACTGATGAGCGAGCAGCTGTCCTCGAAATGCTCGCGCACGTCCATGAATTCAGCCAATTAGTGGTGGTTCTCACCGGTGAAGTAGGTAGCGGTCGTTCCATGCTCCTGCAGCAAATGAGTGATCAGCTTAGCGTCCATTATCAAACACTTTTATTTTCAGCCAGTGATTATTCTAGTCTCGAAGAGGTTCAATATGTCGTTGCTATGCAATTGGGTTGCGTAGCAGACAGTCAAGAGATCGAACAATCATTGAAGAATATGGCGATCCAATCTGAGCCATTTCATATCTTGGTAGATGATGCTCAATTACTTTCGGATGAAGCTCTGACCTATTTAATTGCGCACTCACAAGGAGAACATCGTTGGCAGTTAATGGTTACTGGGGATCCGGTCTTACATCAAATGTGTGTGGATGTTCAGCATAATTTACAAAGCGAAGAAAAGCTTCATCATGCGCAATTGCAACCATTCTCGGAGGAGGCGACAACGCAGTTTCTGCAAGGGTTTTATCGTCAGTCGGGGATAGATCATTTGCCCTTAAGCGATAAAGCACTGCACCACTACTGGCGCTTGAGTTCTGGCTTACCTGGCAACTTGGTCACTATTGTTGATACCCAATTCCAGACCGCAGATAGCTCGACCAGCAGCACTTCTAACTTGCCATTGGGTCATATTGCCGCTGTCGTTTTGATCGGAAGTGCTTTATTGATATCTTATTTGTACAAATCCCCAAGCGAAGAAAATATCGAGGATGATGCTATCGCTCGACTTATAGCTGGTGAGGCGGTGGTAACTGAGGTGGTCGACGCCGACGCAGATGATGTGACCCCATCGCAACAGGCTGAATCTCCCCAACAGGTTATCGCAGAAAAAAGCGTGCCGCACGCAGTCGATAGTACTAATGACAGTCTTCCTATGAAAACAGAGGAACTCGCTGTCGAGCCTGCACAGGTAGTTCAAGAAAGAGACAATGATCAGCCTGTCTTAGATCGGGCAGAAGAATTTGTACACCCTCTGTTGTCAGCAAAGCCCAGTGACTTTGGTTTACAGTTAGTCGGTGTGCGGAGCAAGAAAAGTGCTCAAGCTGTGATTGACCAGTTTGGCTCGCAGTTGGGTGAGAATAAATTGAGTATTTACACTACTCAATATAAAGGGCAACCTTGGTATGTGGTGGTGTATGCCCCCATTACAGGAAAAGAATCAGCTAACGAAACTGCGAACAAACTATCAACGCTGATGTCCACACAACCTTGGGTCCGACCAATGGAGAAAATCCAGGAAGATATACGTAAAAACGACCAGATCACAGACTAA
- the aroB gene encoding 3-dehydroquinate synthase → MQTLNVDLGDRSYPIFVGSGLIENTQLILPYVAGQQVMIVTNDTIAPLYLEKAKALFPGKQVDSVILPDGEAFKDLTHLNLIFDALLEKQHNRTTTLVALGGGVIGDMTGYAAASYQRGVDFIQIPTTLLSQVDSSVGGKTGVNHRLGKNMIGAFHQPKCVLIDIDSLTTLPDRELSAGIAEVIKYGLITDYEFLEWLETHMSSLLSRDQDALIYAVLTSCAAKADVVAQDEKEGGIRAILNLGHTYGHAIENHQGYGNWLHGEAVAAGMIMAADLSHRLGWISGADLKRTQSLIRAANLPVDAPKDMSVADFKALMAVDKKVVDGKLRLVLLKALGQAIISSDFGLEEFEASLHSFVH, encoded by the coding sequence ATGCAGACTTTGAATGTGGATCTAGGTGATCGTAGCTACCCTATTTTTGTAGGTTCTGGGCTGATCGAGAATACTCAGCTCATCCTGCCTTATGTGGCAGGGCAGCAAGTTATGATTGTCACCAATGATACGATTGCACCTTTGTATCTTGAAAAAGCCAAGGCTTTGTTCCCAGGTAAACAGGTTGATAGTGTGATTTTGCCGGATGGTGAAGCTTTCAAAGATCTTACCCATTTAAATTTAATTTTCGATGCCTTACTAGAAAAACAGCATAACCGAACCACTACACTGGTTGCGTTGGGCGGAGGCGTTATTGGCGATATGACTGGATACGCGGCAGCAAGTTATCAGCGAGGTGTGGATTTTATCCAAATACCAACGACATTACTGTCGCAAGTCGATTCTTCAGTCGGTGGTAAAACAGGTGTTAATCATCGTTTAGGCAAAAACATGATTGGTGCGTTCCATCAGCCAAAATGTGTTTTGATTGATATTGACTCGTTAACTACCTTGCCTGACCGAGAACTATCTGCAGGTATTGCTGAGGTAATCAAATACGGTTTGATCACCGATTATGAGTTTTTGGAGTGGTTGGAGACTCATATGAGTTCTCTATTATCTAGGGATCAAGACGCGTTAATTTATGCCGTGTTAACCTCTTGTGCTGCCAAAGCGGATGTTGTTGCCCAAGACGAAAAAGAAGGTGGTATTCGAGCGATTTTGAATCTAGGTCATACCTATGGCCATGCTATTGAGAATCATCAGGGCTACGGCAACTGGTTACATGGCGAAGCGGTTGCAGCGGGCATGATTATGGCGGCCGATTTGTCCCACCGCTTGGGTTGGATATCGGGTGCAGACCTGAAGAGAACGCAATCTTTAATTCGAGCTGCGAACTTACCTGTCGATGCGCCTAAAGATATGTCCGTAGCCGACTTTAAGGCGCTGATGGCAGTAGACAAAAAGGTTGTGGATGGTAAGCTGAGGCTAGTACTGCTCAAAGCATTAGGGCAAGCAATTATATCATCAGACTTTGGCCTTGAAGAGTTTGAAGCGAGTTTGCATAGCTTTGTGCATTAA
- the hemE gene encoding uroporphyrinogen decarboxylase → MTELKNDRFLRALLRQPVDRTPIWMMRQAGRYLPEYRASRADAGSFLDLCKNADLACEVTLQPLERYPLDAAILFSDILTIPDAMNLGLYFETGEGPKFKKVVRTEQDVAELPIVDTASDLSYVTNAVSTIRRELNGRVPLIGFSGSPWTLATYMVEGGSSKDFRHVKAMMYNQPETMHEMLNKLALSVTDYLNAQIKAGAQAVQIFDTWGGVLSHNAYQEFSLRYMKQIVEGLMREHEGRKVPVILFTKGAGQWLELMADTGCDALGLDWTTDIGNARRRVGDMVSLQGNMDPSVLYAKPERIREEVKTILDSYGSGTGHVFNLGHGIHQFVDPDHAKAFIEAVVELSPAYHK, encoded by the coding sequence ATGACCGAACTAAAAAACGATCGCTTTTTGCGAGCGCTATTGCGCCAGCCTGTAGATAGAACCCCTATTTGGATGATGCGTCAGGCTGGACGCTACCTTCCTGAATATCGTGCGAGCCGAGCAGATGCGGGCTCTTTTTTGGATCTATGTAAAAACGCAGATCTGGCGTGCGAAGTCACGTTACAACCGCTTGAGCGTTATCCATTGGATGCCGCGATCTTGTTCAGCGATATTTTGACGATTCCAGACGCCATGAACCTAGGTTTGTATTTTGAAACCGGAGAAGGCCCTAAATTTAAAAAAGTAGTGCGCACTGAACAGGATGTTGCGGAGTTACCGATTGTTGATACTGCAAGCGACCTAAGTTATGTAACTAATGCGGTTAGCACTATTCGTCGTGAACTAAATGGTCGCGTGCCGTTGATTGGATTTTCTGGTTCACCTTGGACGTTAGCCACCTATATGGTTGAAGGGGGAAGCAGTAAAGATTTCCGCCATGTTAAAGCCATGATGTATAACCAGCCAGAAACCATGCATGAGATGCTTAATAAGCTGGCTTTATCGGTTACAGACTATTTGAACGCGCAAATTAAAGCCGGTGCACAAGCGGTTCAGATTTTTGATACTTGGGGGGGTGTGTTAAGTCACAATGCTTATCAAGAATTCTCATTGCGTTATATGAAGCAGATTGTAGAAGGATTAATGCGTGAGCATGAAGGTCGCAAGGTACCTGTTATTCTCTTCACCAAAGGCGCAGGCCAATGGTTGGAGTTAATGGCAGATACGGGTTGCGATGCCCTTGGTCTTGATTGGACAACGGATATTGGCAACGCCCGTCGTCGCGTGGGGGATATGGTGTCTCTCCAGGGGAATATGGACCCGTCGGTTTTATATGCGAAACCTGAGCGAATTCGTGAGGAAGTTAAAACGATCCTAGATAGTTATGGTTCTGGCACGGGTCATGTTTTCAATTTAGGACATGGCATACATCAATTTGTGGACCCCGATCATGCCAAAGCCTTTATTGAGGCTGTCGTTGAGCTGAGTCCGGCATACCATAAATAG
- the gltB gene encoding glutamate synthase large subunit: MRTGLYTPGEFKDNCGFGLIAHMEGQASHDLLRTAIESLTCMTHRGGIAADGKTGDGCGLLIQKPDSFLRQVAKTDIEVELPEQYAVGMVFLDLDEATAQKQRETFNQEIEKQGLKVLGWRLVPTNNDCLGPMAIDCLPRFEQVFVAPDSAIDESKLAVKLYYARRKTELALQGNEDFYICSLSEQTLSYKGLMMPVDLPNFYLDLGDERLETAICVFHQRFSTNTAPRWPLAQPFRMLAHNGEINTIRGNRNWAAARGAQFETPLLSELESIQPVVNTTGSDSSSMDNMLELLHTGGMDMFRAIRMMIPPAWQNVETMDSDLRAFYEYNSMHMEPWDGPAGLVITDGRYAVCGLDRNGLRPSRWVKTKNGYITVASEIGTHSYKAEDVIAKGRVGPGEILAIDTLNGEVLEANQIDTRLKDSQPYRKWLKENAVRIESELELKRLNEEPLTSDQVKVHQKLHLISFEERDQVLRPLAEQGVEGTGSMGDDAPMAVLSKNSRNIADYFRQQFAQVTNPPIDPLREAIVMSLETCIGKEKNVFVEAPDHASRIILTSPVLSPLKFNGLKNTGKDEFSYTTLPLAFDETLGLKQAIQTLVEQAEAAAREGTTILILSDRDVKEGQLVIPAAMATGAVHHALIKNSLRCSTNLVVETGDARDAHHFAVLLGFGATAVYPWLVYEVLGDMHRSGELIGDPLKSNQNFRKGIRKGLMKILSKMGISTIASYRGSQLFEGIGLAEEVVDLCFCGLTSRIKGADFSDFEQDLRNNTKKAFKARKTLDQGGLLKYVHGGEYHAFNPDVISTIQDAVQTGSQSAYDQYAKLVNERPVATIRDLFSLKTDNSISIDQVEPAEKIFPRFDSAAMSLGALSPEAHEALAQAMNELGGNSNSGEGGEDPKRYGTVKNSKIKQIASGRFGVTPHYLSSAEVLQIKVAQGAKPGEGGQLPGGKVNSLIATLRYSVPGVTLISPPPHHDIYSIEDLAQLIYDLKQVNPRAKVSVKLVSEPGVGTIAAGVAKAYADLITISGYDGGTAASPLTSIKYAGSPFELGLAEAHQALRANDLRGNVRLQTDGGLKTGLDIVKAAILGAESFGFGTTPMVAMGCKYLRICHLNNCATGVATQNDELREKHFIGTVEMVKNFFRFVAEETRQWMAALGVRTLEELVGRTDLLEVIEGQTEKQRKLDLSDLLGNDQIPADKPHTVQVDRNTPYDEGALAEKMVADILPSIEAKKGGEFSYNISNCDRSIGARLSGEIALRHGNQGMASNPVTLKLTGTAGQSFGVWNAGGLNMHLEGDANDYVGKGMTGGKLVIYPPKVSSFASQDASIVGNTCLYGATGGTLYAAGCAGERFGVRNSGAHAVVEGAGDHCCEYMTGGQITVLGSTGYNFGAGMTGGFAYVLDMDKSFVDKYNHELVDIHRISNEETEAHRHHLRGIVKKYVAETGSEWGQEILENFEKYIGKFWLVKPKAASLEQLLENTRTRSE; this comes from the coding sequence ATGAGAACAGGTCTGTACACTCCAGGTGAATTTAAAGACAACTGTGGTTTCGGCTTGATCGCCCATATGGAAGGTCAGGCGAGTCACGACCTTCTGCGTACTGCCATCGAATCTTTGACTTGTATGACCCACCGTGGTGGTATCGCGGCGGATGGAAAAACAGGTGATGGCTGTGGTTTATTGATTCAAAAGCCTGATAGCTTCCTTCGTCAAGTGGCGAAAACCGATATAGAAGTTGAATTACCTGAGCAATATGCGGTGGGTATGGTCTTCTTAGACCTTGATGAAGCGACTGCGCAAAAGCAGCGCGAGACTTTTAACCAAGAAATTGAAAAGCAAGGGCTAAAGGTTCTTGGTTGGCGTCTGGTTCCAACAAACAACGATTGCCTTGGTCCTATGGCCATTGATTGCTTGCCTCGTTTTGAGCAAGTCTTTGTCGCGCCAGATAGCGCGATTGACGAATCCAAGCTTGCAGTCAAGCTTTATTACGCGCGCCGCAAGACCGAACTGGCTTTGCAGGGTAATGAAGATTTCTACATTTGCTCCTTGTCTGAGCAAACTCTGTCCTATAAAGGTCTAATGATGCCTGTGGACTTGCCTAACTTCTATCTAGACCTAGGCGATGAACGCTTGGAAACGGCTATTTGTGTCTTCCACCAGCGTTTCTCTACAAATACTGCACCTCGCTGGCCTTTGGCTCAGCCATTCCGAATGCTAGCTCACAATGGTGAGATCAACACGATTCGTGGTAACCGTAATTGGGCTGCAGCCCGTGGCGCTCAGTTCGAAACACCGCTTCTAAGCGAATTGGAATCAATCCAGCCTGTTGTTAACACAACTGGTTCGGATTCGTCTTCCATGGATAACATGCTTGAATTGTTGCATACCGGTGGCATGGATATGTTCCGTGCGATACGCATGATGATTCCGCCTGCCTGGCAGAACGTGGAAACCATGGATTCAGATTTACGTGCATTCTATGAATATAACAGTATGCATATGGAGCCATGGGACGGCCCAGCTGGTTTAGTTATTACTGATGGTCGTTACGCTGTTTGTGGTCTCGATCGTAATGGTTTGCGTCCATCTCGCTGGGTGAAAACAAAGAATGGCTATATCACTGTTGCCTCAGAAATTGGTACTCACAGCTATAAAGCTGAAGATGTGATTGCAAAAGGCCGCGTTGGACCTGGTGAAATACTAGCGATTGATACGTTAAATGGCGAAGTGCTTGAAGCGAATCAAATTGACACGCGCCTGAAAGATTCTCAGCCTTATCGCAAGTGGTTGAAAGAAAATGCTGTGCGCATTGAGTCTGAGCTTGAGCTTAAGCGTTTGAATGAAGAACCGTTAACCAGTGATCAAGTTAAGGTTCATCAAAAACTTCACCTGATCTCTTTCGAAGAACGTGACCAAGTCTTACGCCCGCTTGCGGAGCAGGGAGTTGAGGGTACTGGTTCTATGGGTGATGACGCGCCTATGGCTGTGTTGTCTAAAAATTCCCGTAATATTGCCGACTATTTCCGTCAGCAATTTGCGCAGGTAACCAACCCGCCAATTGACCCTTTACGTGAAGCAATTGTCATGTCTCTTGAGACATGTATCGGTAAAGAAAAGAATGTTTTTGTTGAGGCGCCTGATCACGCAAGCCGTATTATTTTGACGAGCCCTGTGCTGTCACCGTTGAAGTTCAATGGTCTAAAGAATACAGGCAAAGACGAGTTTAGTTATACTACTTTGCCTCTTGCATTTGATGAGACCTTGGGACTCAAGCAGGCTATTCAAACACTCGTTGAGCAAGCAGAAGCAGCGGCTCGCGAAGGCACCACCATTTTAATTCTCTCTGACAGAGATGTGAAAGAAGGCCAGTTGGTAATTCCTGCAGCTATGGCTACTGGTGCAGTTCACCATGCGTTAATTAAAAACTCGTTGCGTTGTAGTACAAACCTAGTTGTGGAAACAGGTGATGCTCGTGATGCCCATCACTTTGCTGTGCTATTAGGCTTCGGTGCGACAGCCGTTTACCCATGGTTAGTTTACGAAGTATTGGGTGATATGCATCGTAGCGGCGAGCTCATTGGCGATCCATTGAAGTCTAATCAGAACTTCCGTAAAGGCATTCGCAAGGGCTTGATGAAGATCCTATCTAAAATGGGTATCTCCACCATTGCCTCTTATCGTGGTTCGCAATTATTCGAAGGTATTGGCTTAGCAGAAGAAGTGGTTGACCTGTGCTTCTGTGGTTTGACTAGCCGGATTAAAGGTGCCGACTTCTCTGACTTTGAGCAAGACCTGCGCAATAATACCAAGAAAGCTTTCAAAGCACGTAAAACTCTGGATCAAGGTGGACTACTGAAGTACGTGCACGGTGGTGAATATCACGCGTTTAATCCAGACGTTATTTCCACCATTCAGGATGCTGTTCAGACAGGCTCGCAAAGCGCGTATGACCAGTACGCGAAGCTTGTTAATGAGCGTCCAGTGGCAACCATTCGTGATTTGTTCAGCCTTAAAACCGATAACAGCATCAGTATTGACCAAGTCGAACCTGCGGAAAAAATCTTCCCTCGCTTCGACTCTGCTGCGATGTCGTTGGGCGCACTATCACCAGAAGCCCACGAGGCGCTAGCTCAAGCAATGAACGAGTTAGGCGGAAACTCTAACTCGGGCGAAGGTGGTGAAGATCCTAAGCGCTATGGCACGGTTAAAAATTCTAAGATTAAGCAGATTGCTTCTGGTCGTTTCGGTGTAACTCCGCACTATCTTTCTAGTGCCGAAGTTTTACAGATCAAAGTGGCACAAGGTGCGAAGCCAGGTGAAGGTGGTCAGCTACCAGGTGGTAAAGTGAACAGCCTTATTGCGACGCTGCGTTACTCCGTTCCTGGTGTAACCTTGATTTCACCGCCACCACACCACGATATTTATTCGATCGAGGATTTGGCACAGCTGATATACGATCTTAAGCAGGTGAATCCACGTGCTAAGGTTTCGGTAAAGCTTGTGTCTGAACCGGGTGTGGGCACGATCGCAGCGGGTGTTGCTAAGGCCTATGCTGATTTAATTACGATTTCAGGTTACGACGGCGGTACAGCAGCATCGCCGCTTACTTCCATTAAGTATGCAGGTTCACCATTTGAACTTGGCTTGGCAGAAGCGCATCAAGCACTTCGTGCAAATGACTTGCGTGGCAATGTGCGTTTGCAGACAGATGGTGGTTTAAAAACTGGTTTGGATATTGTTAAGGCCGCCATCTTGGGTGCTGAAAGCTTCGGTTTCGGTACCACCCCAATGGTGGCGATGGGTTGTAAATACTTACGTATTTGTCACCTCAATAACTGCGCTACTGGTGTTGCAACTCAGAATGATGAACTGCGTGAAAAACACTTCATCGGCACCGTTGAAATGGTTAAGAACTTCTTCCGCTTTGTTGCTGAAGAAACTCGTCAATGGATGGCTGCCTTGGGTGTTCGCACGCTTGAAGAATTAGTAGGTCGCACTGACTTACTCGAAGTGATTGAAGGTCAAACTGAGAAACAACGTAAGTTGGATCTATCGGATTTGTTGGGCAATGATCAAATTCCAGCAGATAAGCCGCATACGGTTCAAGTAGATCGCAACACACCGTATGACGAAGGTGCGCTGGCTGAGAAAATGGTGGCTGACATACTTCCATCTATCGAAGCCAAAAAAGGCGGCGAGTTCAGTTACAACATTTCAAACTGTGATCGTTCTATCGGTGCACGCTTATCGGGTGAAATTGCATTGCGTCATGGCAATCAAGGCATGGCAAGCAATCCGGTTACGTTGAAGCTTACTGGTACAGCAGGTCAGTCCTTCGGTGTGTGGAATGCTGGTGGCTTAAACATGCATCTTGAAGGTGATGCCAACGACTATGTGGGTAAAGGTATGACGGGCGGCAAGCTTGTGATTTATCCACCAAAAGTATCCTCGTTTGCATCGCAAGACGCATCCATTGTGGGTAATACCTGTTTATATGGTGCTACCGGCGGTACGCTTTATGCGGCAGGTTGTGCGGGTGAACGTTTTGGTGTGCGCAACTCTGGTGCCCACGCTGTTGTTGAGGGCGCAGGTGACCACTGTTGTGAATATATGACTGGCGGTCAAATTACCGTACTGGGCAGTACTGGATACAACTTTGGTGCAGGTATGACCGGTGGTTTTGCTTATGTCTTGGATATGGATAAATCATTTGTGGATAAATATAACCATGAATTAGTCGATATTCATCGCATTAGTAACGAAGAAACCGAAGCACATCGTCATCACTTACGCGGTATCGTGAAGAAGTATGTTGCAGAAACTGGAAGTGAATGGGGTCAAGAAATCCTAGAAAACTTCGAAAAATACATCGGCAAATTCTGGTTGGTGAAGCCAAAAGCGGCCAGCCTAGAACAATTGCTTGAAAACACCCGGACTCGCTCCGAGTAA